A single window of Ignavibacteriota bacterium DNA harbors:
- the rplL gene encoding 50S ribosomal protein L7/L12 has translation MSEKIAEIVEKIKALTLVEASELKKALEDEFGVTAAAPMMMAAGAAPAGDAAAVVEEKTEFNVVLTGFGDKKINVIKVVRAHTGLGLKEAKDLVEAVPGVVKEGVSKDEAEKIKKELEESGATVELK, from the coding sequence ATGTCTGAGAAAATAGCTGAAATTGTTGAAAAAATTAAAGCACTTACATTAGTAGAAGCATCAGAATTAAAGAAAGCATTGGAAGATGAATTTGGAGTTACAGCTGCTGCTCCAATGATGATGGCAGCCGGTGCTGCTCCAGCTGGTGATGCGGCTGCTGTGGTTGAAGAAAAAACCGAATTTAATGTTGTATTAACAGGTTTTGGCGATAAAAAAATTAATGTTATTAAAGTTGTTAGAGCTCATACCGGACTTGGATTAAAAGAAGCTAAAGATTTAGTTGAAGCTGTACCAGGTGTGGTAAAAGAAGGTGTTTCAAAAGATGAAGCTGAAAAAATTAAGAAAGAACTGGAAGAATCAGGTGCAACTGTTGAGCTTAAGTAA
- a CDS encoding 50S ribosomal protein L10 gives MDKNQKLESMSEISNLLEKSTAMYLVDYSGVNVEDINHLRREFRKENVTYKVFKNTFVKRVLKEKGGYEKFEPLLIGMIGIAFASDNYVAPAKIIKKYSKDKNKFSFKGCYIETQFYGAEQLENLASMPTKEETMASIIGSIAAPASGIVGAINAVLRDLVSVVDEISKKKAA, from the coding sequence ATGGATAAGAATCAAAAACTAGAAAGCATGTCCGAAATTTCAAATCTATTAGAAAAGTCGACTGCAATGTACCTCGTTGATTATTCCGGGGTAAACGTGGAAGACATAAATCATCTTAGACGAGAATTTCGAAAAGAAAACGTAACATACAAAGTATTTAAAAATACATTTGTAAAACGTGTTCTTAAAGAAAAAGGCGGATATGAAAAATTCGAACCGCTTTTAATTGGAATGATAGGGATTGCTTTTGCAAGTGATAACTATGTTGCTCCGGCAAAAATCATTAAAAAATATAGCAAAGATAAGAACAAATTTTCGTTCAAAGGATGTTATATTGAAACACAGTTTTATGGTGCAGAACAATTAGAAAATCTTGCATCCATGCCGACAAAAGAAGAAACTATGGCTTCTATTATTGGAAGTATAGCTGCTCCTGCATCCGGTATTGTTGGCGCAATTAACGCAGTATTAAGAGATTTAGTCAGCGTTGTTGACGAAATAAGCAAGAAAAAAGCTGCATAA
- a CDS encoding 50S ribosomal protein L1 has product MKVSKRVKKIKENVKIAKEYSLEDAIKALKEVSSVKFTESLDCAIRLGVDPKHADQMVRGTVSLPHGTGKKVRVLVITKEPKAKEALDAGAEYAGFEEYLEKIKEGWTDVDVIIASPDAMAELGKLGRILGPRGLMPNPKTGTVTPDVAKAVKEVKAGKIDFRVDKTGIVHASLGKLSFTEDQLVDNVKEFLKTIIKLKPSSAKGTYVKSLFLSSTMGPGLQIAKDEVLANYK; this is encoded by the coding sequence ATGAAAGTATCTAAAAGAGTAAAAAAAATAAAAGAAAATGTAAAAATTGCTAAAGAATATTCTTTGGAAGATGCCATTAAAGCTCTTAAAGAGGTTAGCAGTGTTAAGTTTACTGAATCTTTAGATTGTGCAATAAGACTTGGCGTTGATCCTAAGCATGCAGATCAAATGGTTAGAGGAACGGTTTCTCTGCCTCACGGTACAGGTAAAAAAGTAAGAGTACTTGTGATTACCAAAGAACCTAAAGCAAAAGAAGCTTTGGATGCAGGTGCAGAATATGCAGGGTTTGAAGAATATTTAGAAAAGATTAAAGAAGGTTGGACAGACGTTGATGTTATAATTGCCTCACCGGACGCTATGGCAGAATTGGGAAAATTGGGAAGAATTTTGGGCCCAAGAGGACTTATGCCGAACCCGAAAACTGGAACGGTAACACCTGATGTAGCAAAGGCTGTTAAGGAAGTAAAAGCCGGTAAAATTGATTTTAGAGTTGATAAAACTGGAATTGTACACGCATCATTAGGCAAATTATCATTTACTGAAGATCAGCTAGTTGATAATGTAAAAGAATTTTTAAAAACAATTATTAAGCTAAAACCATCATCGGCAAAAGGAACTTATGTTAAGAGTTTATTCTTAAGTAGTACTATGGGTCCCGGACTTCAAATTGCAAAAGATGAAGTATTAGCAAATTATAAATAA
- the nusG gene encoding transcription termination/antitermination factor NusG has product MENTNSKWYVVRTFSGHENKVKSIIDLELADNSELKARIEEVLVPVEKVFEVKDGKKRTKTKNFFPGYILIKAELDNKVLDFISNTPSVMGFLGGQKKPNPLQPDEVKRIVGRISKDEETERTDTIFRSGDYVKIIDGPFNNFSGVIEEVNEDRLKIKVLVSIFGRKTPVEIDFVQAELEK; this is encoded by the coding sequence TTGGAAAATACGAACTCAAAATGGTACGTTGTTAGAACTTTTTCCGGACATGAGAACAAAGTAAAATCTATAATCGATTTAGAATTAGCTGATAATTCTGAGTTGAAAGCTAGAATTGAAGAAGTTCTTGTTCCTGTTGAAAAAGTTTTTGAAGTTAAAGACGGAAAGAAACGAACAAAAACAAAAAACTTTTTTCCTGGCTACATTCTAATTAAAGCCGAACTGGATAATAAGGTTTTAGATTTTATTTCAAATACTCCTTCCGTAATGGGATTTTTAGGAGGACAGAAAAAACCAAATCCTTTACAACCGGACGAAGTTAAAAGAATTGTAGGTAGAATTTCTAAGGATGAAGAAACTGAAAGAACAGACACCATTTTTAGATCTGGAGATTACGTTAAAATTATTGATGGTCCGTTTAATAACTTCTCTGGCGTTATTGAAGAAGTTAACGAAGATAGATTGAAAATTAAAGTATTAGTTTCAATATTTGGCAGAAAAACTCCTGTTGAAATTGATTTTGTTCAAGCAGAATTAGAAAAATAA
- the secE gene encoding preprotein translocase subunit SecE, with the protein MKEKIIEFFNGVVKEMKKVTWPTQQELKESTTIVIVVCLIIALFTYIVDMGVIKLFQGIF; encoded by the coding sequence ATGAAAGAGAAAATAATAGAGTTTTTCAACGGTGTAGTTAAAGAAATGAAAAAAGTTACTTGGCCGACTCAGCAAGAGTTGAAAGAGTCAACCACAATTGTAATCGTTGTTTGTTTGATCATAGCATTGTTTACTTATATTGTTGATATGGGTGTTATTAAGTTATTTCAAGGGATATTTTAG
- the rpmG gene encoding 50S ribosomal protein L33, producing the protein MAKTKNARQNIILESTAKTGYRYTTTKNKRNHPGRVEFKKYDPVVRKHVIFKETK; encoded by the coding sequence ATGGCAAAGACTAAAAATGCTAGACAAAATATTATTTTAGAAAGTACAGCTAAAACCGGATACAGATATACCACCACAAAGAATAAAAGAAATCATCCCGGTCGTGTTGAATTTAAAAAATATGACCCTGTTGTTAGAAAACATGTAATTTTCAAGGAAACTAAATAA
- a CDS encoding YifB family Mg chelatase-like AAA ATPase gives MLSKVFSAATYGIDAFILEVETNCEKQIPSFTIVGLPDNAVKESRERVSAAIKNSGFEFPLKKITINLAPADIKKEGSSFDLPIAVGLLAAFGSINDEEKITSSIILGELALDGTLRRIKGGLSIAVEAKKRGFKNLIVPLDSVKECSIVNDLDVYGFNSLTEVVEFLNSEKKFEPVKTNLDEIFSEVNSYHLDFSDVKGQQNVKRALEIAAAGGHNILMIGPPGSGKTMLAKRFPTILPPLTFEEALETTKIHSIAGILSKEKALITERPFRSPHHTVSDAALIGGGSFPKPGEVSFAHHGVLFLDELPEFKKNVLEVLRQPLEDSNVTISRSKMSLEFPANVTLVAAMNPCPCGYFTDPNKECTCNTGMIQKYMSKISGPLLDRIDIHIEVPAVKYKELSSDDNGEKSTKIRERVVDARKKQNQRFESNSFIFNNADMGSKEVRKYCNLDESGANLLKMAMTKLGLSARAYDRILKVSRTIADIEGSENILANHVSEAIQYRSLDRELWNH, from the coding sequence ATGTTATCTAAAGTATTTTCAGCCGCTACATACGGAATTGACGCTTTTATTTTGGAAGTGGAAACAAATTGTGAAAAGCAAATTCCTTCTTTTACAATTGTAGGCTTACCCGATAACGCGGTTAAAGAAAGCAGAGAAAGAGTTTCTGCTGCAATAAAAAACAGCGGATTTGAATTTCCGTTGAAAAAAATCACAATTAACCTTGCTCCTGCAGATATAAAAAAAGAAGGCAGTTCTTTTGATCTACCGATTGCGGTTGGTTTACTTGCCGCTTTCGGCAGCATAAATGATGAAGAAAAAATTACTTCTTCAATAATTTTAGGCGAATTGGCTTTGGATGGTACACTTCGCAGAATAAAAGGAGGACTTTCAATTGCGGTTGAAGCAAAAAAAAGAGGCTTTAAAAATTTAATTGTTCCTTTAGATTCAGTTAAGGAATGTTCAATTGTTAATGATCTGGATGTTTATGGTTTTAATAGCCTAACGGAAGTTGTAGAATTTTTAAATTCCGAAAAAAAATTTGAACCGGTAAAAACTAATTTAGATGAAATATTCTCTGAAGTAAATTCATATCATTTAGATTTTTCTGATGTGAAAGGGCAGCAAAATGTAAAAAGGGCATTAGAGATTGCCGCTGCCGGCGGACATAATATTTTAATGATCGGACCTCCCGGTTCAGGTAAAACAATGCTCGCAAAAAGATTTCCTACAATTCTACCTCCCCTAACATTTGAAGAGGCTTTGGAAACGACAAAAATACATTCAATTGCTGGAATTCTGTCAAAAGAAAAAGCACTCATTACCGAAAGACCGTTCAGAAGCCCGCATCATACGGTTTCCGATGCTGCATTAATTGGTGGAGGATCATTTCCCAAACCAGGTGAAGTTTCATTTGCCCATCATGGAGTTTTATTTTTAGATGAATTACCCGAATTTAAAAAAAATGTTTTAGAAGTACTGCGCCAGCCATTAGAAGATTCAAATGTTACAATTAGCAGATCAAAAATGTCTTTGGAATTTCCGGCAAATGTAACGTTGGTCGCGGCTATGAATCCTTGCCCGTGCGGATATTTCACTGATCCAAATAAGGAATGTACATGTAATACGGGTATGATTCAAAAATATATGTCAAAAATCTCAGGTCCATTATTAGATAGAATTGATATACACATTGAAGTCCCCGCAGTAAAGTATAAAGAATTGTCATCTGATGATAATGGCGAAAAATCCACAAAAATTAGAGAACGTGTTGTAGACGCGCGGAAAAAACAAAATCAAAGATTTGAATCCAATAGTTTTATTTTTAATAATGCTGATATGGGATCAAAAGAAGTCAGAAAATATTGCAATTTGGATGAAAGCGGAGCAAATCTGTTGAAAATGGCAATGACCAAATTAGGTCTATCGGCAAGAGCATATGATAGGATTTTGAAAGTAAGCAGAACAATCGCGGATATTGAAGGATCAGAAAACATTTTAGCTAATCACGTTAGCGAGGCAATTCAGTACAGAAGTTTAGACAGGGAATTATGGAATCATTAG
- a CDS encoding T9SS type A sorting domain-containing protein, producing the protein MIKILRFFILLNISILQIFGQSEPSMLRIDYPEFVVAGNSFETSAIFKFNEKPQNSIKLNFGKLDYVDISFGYLISNDVRIPLKLSYSNSNQNDFSVLINTKNNPIKANLPYQIVFECKISGKSTINDEIIFYKGNIVKSSNSFKKKLQNEHPLNFYEVQEVAGNCLSLRSSTSFEIDFINTEEEIPILFEFWMKANSKSDNIFTIKNLSNNYNLFELSKSDLGFASTVYDKNDIAKNDIFIPNSTWNYFVIEISKKNGGVKVNSYINSKLMISKFIPNIKFKETYAFKFENQNSVNVLEIDRIRLSKFNNSLSEAFDNKHFLNYDADSSNFILKLNFDSSSEITNNNKNSQYKIQTTAYDFKRSTAPIFSKSPKLTVTIGSSYNSIVWYVQEYYVAKEFIVEKSTNKSGFKSIYKIMADDDPLKIYYYTDDLLLQNDVAFYRVKQINKDGTEVYSGEVKIGNKNIEEFKLKQNYPNPFNPVTTIYVDVVIPSEFEVNVFDLVGNKIAQLHKGYLTKGLHSFEFKAVNLPSGIYFYEVKSAQTHAAKKMILAK; encoded by the coding sequence ATGATAAAAATTTTACGTTTTTTTATTTTATTAAATATTTCCATACTTCAAATTTTTGGACAATCAGAACCATCGATGTTAAGAATTGATTATCCTGAATTTGTTGTTGCCGGAAATTCATTTGAAACTTCCGCTATTTTTAAGTTTAATGAAAAACCTCAAAACTCTATAAAGTTAAATTTCGGCAAATTAGATTATGTGGATATTTCTTTCGGCTATTTAATTTCTAACGATGTAAGAATTCCATTAAAATTGAGTTACTCGAACTCAAACCAAAATGATTTTTCTGTTTTAATAAACACAAAAAACAATCCTATAAAGGCAAATCTTCCTTATCAGATAGTTTTTGAATGTAAAATTTCCGGAAAAAGCACAATTAATGATGAAATAATTTTTTACAAAGGCAATATTGTTAAGAGCAGCAATTCATTTAAGAAAAAATTGCAAAATGAACATCCCTTAAATTTTTACGAAGTTCAAGAAGTTGCCGGAAATTGTCTTTCGTTAAGAAGTTCGACAAGTTTTGAAATAGATTTTATAAATACTGAAGAAGAAATTCCAATTTTATTTGAGTTTTGGATGAAAGCAAATTCAAAATCAGATAACATTTTTACAATTAAAAATTTATCTAATAATTACAATTTATTTGAACTAAGTAAAAGCGATCTAGGATTTGCTTCAACTGTTTATGATAAAAACGATATTGCGAAAAATGATATTTTCATTCCTAATTCAACTTGGAATTATTTTGTTATTGAAATAAGCAAAAAAAATGGAGGAGTTAAAGTTAACTCATACATTAATTCAAAGCTTATGATTTCTAAATTTATTCCGAATATTAAATTCAAAGAGACTTATGCATTCAAATTTGAAAATCAAAATTCAGTTAATGTATTGGAAATTGATAGAATAAGATTATCAAAATTTAACAATAGTCTTAGTGAAGCATTTGACAATAAACATTTTCTTAATTACGACGCGGACAGTTCTAACTTTATTTTAAAATTAAATTTTGATAGTAGTTCGGAAATAACCAACAATAATAAAAATTCTCAATATAAAATTCAAACAACCGCTTATGATTTTAAAAGATCTACCGCGCCGATTTTTTCCAAATCACCCAAATTAACCGTTACAATAGGTTCATCATATAATTCAATAGTTTGGTACGTTCAGGAATATTATGTTGCAAAAGAATTTATCGTTGAGAAATCCACAAATAAAAGCGGTTTTAAAAGTATTTATAAAATAATGGCTGATGATGATCCCCTTAAGATTTATTATTATACTGATGATCTGTTATTGCAAAATGACGTTGCGTTTTACAGAGTGAAACAAATAAACAAAGACGGTACGGAAGTCTATTCGGGTGAAGTAAAAATCGGAAATAAAAACATAGAGGAATTTAAATTAAAGCAGAATTATCCAAATCCATTTAACCCTGTTACAACCATTTATGTTGATGTTGTAATTCCCTCTGAATTTGAAGTTAATGTTTTTGATTTGGTAGGCAATAAAATTGCACAATTGCACAAAGGTTATTTAACAAAAGGTTTGCACTCATTTGAATTTAAAGCAGTAAATTTGCCTTCCGGAATATATTTTTATGAAGTAAAATCTGCTCAAACTCATGCCGCAAAAAAAATGATATTGGCAAAATAA
- a CDS encoding insulinase family protein, with the protein MNIYNVTKLSNGIRIASEKIEHVNSFSLGFWFNVGSRDETKDTNGISHLIEHMFFKGTKKRSASRISKDIESLGGYLNAFTSKEHTCFYGRGMTKNIEKTFSVLSDMIQDSLFLPKELAKESKVVIDELYDIEDSPEELIFDKFETNIFAGNKLEFPIIGTEENISKFKQNDLLKYIDEHYSINNFYIIASGNIDHEQLIKLTNKYIYKLKSGKRKIRKSFNPKKVNDLFVQKDINQAHLIFGGITYGYVNTDRAISNLITNILGEGSSSRLFLSLRERNGIAYQINSFMNSFYDISTFGVYFSTNESSLKKAKKIVEIEFDKLLQKGVTDKELQSAKEYIKGHVQMSLESTSNRMMRMGNSLMYFDKIKTLEESIAEIDAVSKNDILNYSQILLNPENLSSVLISSKNINI; encoded by the coding sequence TTGAATATTTATAACGTTACCAAATTATCCAACGGAATTAGAATCGCTTCCGAAAAAATTGAACACGTAAATTCTTTTTCTTTAGGTTTTTGGTTTAATGTTGGTTCAAGAGATGAAACAAAAGATACGAATGGAATTAGTCACCTTATAGAACATATGTTTTTTAAAGGTACCAAAAAACGAAGCGCGAGCCGAATATCCAAGGATATTGAATCTCTCGGTGGTTATTTAAATGCCTTTACATCAAAAGAACATACTTGCTTTTACGGACGGGGAATGACTAAAAATATTGAAAAAACATTTTCAGTATTATCAGACATGATCCAAGATTCATTATTTCTTCCAAAAGAATTGGCGAAAGAATCGAAAGTAGTAATTGATGAATTATATGATATTGAAGATTCTCCCGAAGAATTGATTTTTGATAAGTTCGAAACAAATATTTTTGCGGGAAATAAATTGGAGTTCCCGATTATTGGAACAGAAGAAAACATTTCCAAATTTAAACAAAACGATTTACTTAAATATATTGATGAACATTACTCAATTAATAATTTTTATATTATTGCTTCGGGAAATATTGATCATGAACAGCTTATTAAACTAACAAATAAATATATTTATAAGTTAAAATCCGGAAAAAGGAAAATAAGAAAGTCATTTAATCCTAAAAAAGTAAATGATCTTTTTGTCCAAAAAGATATTAACCAGGCACACTTAATTTTTGGCGGAATTACTTATGGATATGTAAATACAGACAGAGCAATAAGTAATCTGATAACTAACATTTTAGGTGAAGGCAGCAGTTCAAGATTATTTTTAAGTCTGCGTGAAAGAAATGGAATCGCATATCAAATAAATTCATTTATGAATTCCTTTTACGATATATCTACATTTGGAGTTTATTTTTCAACGAATGAAAGTTCATTGAAAAAAGCCAAAAAGATAGTCGAAATTGAATTTGATAAATTGCTTCAAAAAGGCGTAACTGATAAAGAACTGCAGAGCGCAAAAGAATATATTAAAGGTCATGTTCAAATGAGTTTGGAAAGTACATCCAACAGAATGATGAGAATGGGAAATTCTTTAATGTATTTTGACAAAATAAAAACTCTTGAAGAATCTATCGCGGAAATTGACGCCGTTTCAAAAAATGATATTTTGAACTATTCTCAAATTTTACTAAATCCCGAAAATTTATCTTCGGTCCTCATATCTTCTAAAAACATAAATATTTAA
- a CDS encoding aminotransferase class I/II-fold pyridoxal phosphate-dependent enzyme produces MNKIAAAVRTNNITYAVRDILLVANEVAKTGKEMLYLNIGDPNIYDFEPPRHMIEDTYKAMLANHNGYSPSSGIKPALDAIIKNAEKKGITNIQDVFITTGASEAIDICLTSLVNQGENILTPTPGYPLYTAIQSKLQMFENPYYLDEKNNWQPDVEDIKSKINDKTKAIVLINPNNPTGSNYSLEALKQIVDLALEHNLVIFADEIYDKLLMDGVKHTSIASLNNEVPVITFGGLSKNYMVPGFRIGWGIISGNKDRLKDYIEAINKILRSRLSANHPEQYSIVGALEGPQDHLETAMKKLTSRRNMTVEMLNAIPGISCVKPEGAFYAFPKLEITNSDNHFVAELIKETGVVVVPGTGFGQVPGTNHFRLVFLPNEQILEKAYNAIGEFFQKYIDKFEN; encoded by the coding sequence ATGAATAAAATAGCTGCCGCTGTTAGAACAAATAATATTACATACGCAGTAAGAGATATTCTTTTGGTTGCAAATGAAGTTGCCAAAACCGGGAAAGAAATGTTGTATCTAAATATTGGCGATCCGAATATTTATGATTTTGAACCACCTCGCCATATGATTGAAGATACTTATAAAGCAATGCTCGCTAATCATAACGGCTATTCTCCATCATCGGGAATTAAACCGGCTTTAGACGCAATTATTAAAAATGCGGAGAAAAAAGGCATCACTAATATTCAAGATGTCTTTATTACTACCGGCGCGAGTGAAGCAATTGATATTTGTCTTACTTCATTGGTAAATCAAGGAGAAAATATTCTTACTCCAACGCCCGGATATCCGTTGTATACGGCAATTCAAAGCAAACTTCAAATGTTTGAAAACCCATATTATTTAGATGAAAAAAATAATTGGCAGCCTGATGTTGAAGATATAAAAAGTAAAATAAATGATAAAACAAAAGCTATCGTTTTGATCAATCCAAATAATCCTACCGGATCAAATTATAGTTTGGAAGCGTTAAAACAAATTGTTGATTTAGCGCTTGAACACAATCTCGTAATTTTTGCGGATGAAATTTATGATAAACTTTTGATGGATGGAGTCAAACACACATCAATTGCATCGTTAAACAATGAAGTTCCGGTAATTACTTTCGGCGGCTTGTCTAAAAATTATATGGTTCCGGGATTTAGAATCGGCTGGGGAATTATTTCCGGGAATAAAGATAGATTAAAAGATTATATAGAAGCAATAAACAAAATTCTTCGTTCGCGGTTATCGGCAAATCATCCCGAACAATATTCAATTGTTGGAGCATTGGAAGGTCCTCAAGATCATTTAGAAACCGCTATGAAAAAGCTTACAAGCAGAAGAAATATGACTGTTGAAATGCTTAATGCAATTCCGGGAATTTCTTGTGTAAAACCTGAAGGTGCTTTTTATGCTTTCCCAAAATTGGAGATTACAAATTCAGATAATCATTTTGTTGCTGAGTTGATTAAAGAAACAGGTGTTGTTGTAGTGCCCGGCACGGGTTTTGGACAAGTGCCCGGCACGAATCATTTCAGATTAGTTTTCCTTCCGAATGAGCAAATATTAGAAAAAGCTTATAACGCCATCGGAGAATTTTTTCAAAAATATATTGATAAATTTGAAAATTAA